Part of the Paenibacillus terrae HPL-003 genome is shown below.
ACGATCTTCTTTATCCAGTGGAATGCCGTCGAACATCAATTCACCGTCTTCCTCCAGCATTTTTTTAAAATCCCGGCGGTCTTTGGAAGTAGCCCATTCCGGTACGCTGGAATGGTATGACTCGTGTGAATGCTGTTCTACAGAATCATCGTCTCCCCAATATCCGGCGTTCTTCATCATCTCGGTATACGATACGCCGAGCGCGTCCGCTATTTTGCGGAGAGTAGAGGGCTTGGGTACTCCACGCAGCCCGTTTTCAATGCGGGAAATTTGTGAATTGCTGATGCCAGCCGCTTCTGCCAATTGGTTAATGCTCCATTGCTTGTGCTCACGCTGACGCTTTAAGTAGGTTCCAAATGCTGGTTGTTCCACAATGGCGGCTCCCTTCTGCAACAGAATAAAAGATTATTTCCATTATACCATTAGGTAAATAGTAAAAGCACGTAATATGCCAAAAGGCATAGAAAAATAAAGCGAATATCCTGTTTTTGAAGCTATACCGCTTTTTTTGCCGATGG
Proteins encoded:
- a CDS encoding helix-turn-helix domain-containing protein; protein product: MEQPAFGTYLKRQREHKQWSINQLAEAAGISNSQISRIENGLRGVPKPSTLRKIADALGVSYTEMMKNAGYWGDDDSVEQHSHESYHSSVPEWATSKDRRDFKKMLEEDGELMFDGIPLDKEDRQRIKDVLTGLFWEAKQMNKHKPKSPPAGSDQE